A stretch of the Malus sylvestris chromosome 10, drMalSylv7.2, whole genome shotgun sequence genome encodes the following:
- the LOC126587233 gene encoding wings apart-like protein 1 — MIVRTYGRRKGGGIPSTYSDTEINDAVHDDDDVGSDPFGFSLSQPQESSDPFNFSSQEDSSSGWAHFDSDPYVTKDDSLKRFPLDGVVAGRSKKAKTRKEVVGKNSYRPPLPPSILATSTLMEAQEFGEMMEHVDEVNFALDGLRKGQPVRIRRASLLSLLSICGTAQQRRLLRTQGMAKTIIEAIMGLSFDDSPSNLAAATIFYVLTSDGQDDHLLESPNCINFLIRFCKPIVSNTTEDKVPKIGRKLLALRIGADISQCTTKRLDSSSAAIFSKVQEILVGCKDLKPSCADDGGMEKPELCPKWIALLTIEKACLSTISLEETTGAVRKSGCNFKEKLRELGGLDAVFEVTMGCHSNMEGWLKDSSHSIWEKEIDMVRSLVLLLKCLKIMENATFLSKENQSHLLEMKRKLDPMAIPMSFTELVISAINILSGLYLQESSSSSSNGERSYSLSNGVEHVSKKRSDICQSNQLMSTPCSVYTISSSETTSTSMADAYSLKTRLNSSRNGSFNGLSSHVSSRISKFSNLTTKNAGLRRRSSNFDDSKIDLSEESQDPFAFSEDSRMVADLSQRSYTSQDSKTDLSQESQDPFAFDEDDYKPSKWDKLSGKKKFSLSQENATAYREIDDICQLQLIMSQEASSNGENHQTQETTCSGAVSREGSSLVADCLLTAVKVLMNLANDNPVGCQQIAAYGGLETLSSLIANHFPSFNSLSSPFSERSENTSSIELDHQNDKRLTDQELDFLVAILGLLVNLVEKDGQNRSRLAAASVHLPSSEGFKEESRKDLILLICSIFLANQGAGEGGGEEMVLPTDEAAVLQGEQEAEKMIVEAYSALLLAFLSTESKSIRDAISDCLPDRNLAILVPVLDRFVAFHLTLNMISPETHKAVSEVIESCRIR, encoded by the exons ATGATCGTGAGAACGTACGGCCGTCGCAAGGGAGGGGGCATTCCCAGTACTTATTCCGACACAGAGATAAACGACGCCGTTCACGACGACGACGATGTCGGCAGCGACCCCTTCGGATTTTCCCTGTCGCAGCCGCAAGAAAGCAGCGACCCTTTCAATTTCTCGTCTCAGGAGGACTCGTCTTCCGGGTGGGCCCATTTCGATTCGGACCCCTACGTCACCAAGGACGACTCCTTGAAGCGCTTTCCGCTGGACGGCGTCGTCGCGGGGCGTTCCAAGAAAGCCAAGACTCGGAAGGaggtggtgggaaagaactCCTACAGGCCGCCACTGCCGCCGTCAATTCTTGCGACTTCGACTTTGATGGAGGCCCAGGAGTTTGGAGAGATGATGGAGCACGTGGACGAGGTCAATTTCGCTTTGGATGGGCTCCGGAAGGGTCAGCCGGTTCGGATCAGAAGGGCTAGCTTGCTCTCATTGCTGTCTATTTGTGGGACGGCGCAGCAGAGGCGGCTTCTCAGGACTCAGGG GATGGCAAAAACAATAATAGAGGCTATAATGGGTCTCAGCTTTGATGATTCACCCAGCAATCTGGCTGCTGCAACTATTTTCTATGTTTTGACAAGTGAT GGTCAGGATGATCATCTTCTGGAATCACCGAACTGTATTAATTTTTTGATTAGGTTTTGCAAACCAATTGTCTCAAACACCACTGAAGATAAAGTACCAAAAATTGGACGTAAGCTTCTAGCATTGCGTATCGGTGCTGACATCTCTCAGTGTACGACAAAAAGATTGGACTCCAGCTCTGCCGCTATCTTTTCCAAAGTTCAAGAAATTCTTGTAGGTTGCAAGGACTTGAAGCCCAGTTGTGCGGATGATGGAGGAATGGAAAAGCCGGAGTTATGCCCAAAATGGATAGCTTTGCTGACTATTGAGAAAGCTTGCTTATCTACTATTTCTCTTGAAG AAACCACTGGTGCAGTACGGAAGTCGGGGTGCAACTTTAAGGAAAAATTACGAGAGCTTGGAGGTCTTGATGCTGTATTTGAGGTGACCATGGGTTGCCATTCCAATATGGAG GGTTGGCTAAAAGATAGCTCACATTCTATTTGGGAAAAGGAAATCGACATGGTGCGGAGCCTGGTTCTTCTTTTGAAATGTTTGAAGATCATGGAAAATGCGACATTCCTAAGTAAAGAGAATCAG AGCCATTTGCTAGAAATGAAAAGGAAGTTGGATCCCATGGCAATTCCTATGTCTTTTACAGAACTTGTTATAAGTGCCATCAATATTCTATCAG GTCTTTATCTACAGGAAAGTTCCTCATCTTCCTCTAATGGCGAAAGGTCTTATAGTCTCTCTAATGGGGTTGAACATGTTTCTAAGAAGAGATCTGATATATGTCAGAGCAATCAGTTAATGTCAACGCCTTGCTCGGTGTATACTATATCCAGTTCGGAAACTACCAGCACCTCCATGGCTGATGCTTATTCATTGAAGACAAGACTCAATTCTTCTAGAAATGGTTCTTTCAATGGTTTATCAAGCCATGTAAGCAGCAGAATCAGTAAATTTAGCAATCTTACCACGAAGAATGCTGGTCTCAGACGGCGATCCTCTAACTTTGACGACTCCAAAATTGATCTTTCAGAAGAGAGTCAAGATCCTTTCGCATTTAGCGAAGATTCCAGGATGGTTGCTGATCTCAGTCAGAGATCCTATACTTCCCAAGACTCCAAAACTGATCTTTCACAGGAGAGTCAAGATCCTTTTGCATTTGATGAAGATGATTATAAACCTTCTAAGTGGGACAAGTTATCTGGCAAGAAAAAGTTCTCTCTTTCGCAAGAGAATGCGACAGCATACAGAGAAATTGATGACATTTGTCAATTGCAGCTTATTATGAGCCAAGAAGCATCAAGTAATGGAGAAAACCATCAGACACAAGAGACAACCTGTTCAGGTGCTGTTAGCAGAGAAGGTTCCAGTCTTGTAGCTGACTGCCTTCTTACTGCTGTCAAG GTTCTGATGAACTTAGCAAATGATAATCCTGTTGGGTGTCAGCAAATTGCTGCCTATGGAGGACTGGAAACCTTGTCTTCCTTGATTGCCAACCACTTTCCATCTTTCAACTCATTATCGTCTCCCTTCAGCGAGAGAAGTGAGAATACTTCCAGCATTGAACTTGACCATCAGAATGATAAACGTCTCACTGATCAAGAGCTGGACTTTCTTGTTGCTATTTTAGGCCTGCTTGTGAACTTAGTGGAGAAAGATGGCCAAAACAG ATCGCGTCTTGCAGCAGCTAGTGTTCACTTACCTAGTTCGGAAGGGTTTAAAGAGGAGAGTCGCAAGGATCTAATTCTGCTAATCTGCTCTATCTTTCTAGCCAACCAAGGTGCAGGCGAGGGAGGTGGAGAAGAAATGGTTTTACCA ACTGATGAGGCAGCTGTCTTACAAGGAGAACAGGAAGCGGAGAAAATGATAGTAGAAGCTTATTCTGCCCTGCTTCTAGCGTTTCTTTCAACTGAGAG TAAGAGCATACGCGATGCAATTTCTGACTGTCTCCCAGACCGCAACCTGGCTATCCTAGTACCTGTGTTGGACAGATTTGTG